The DNA sequence CCTTGGGCAGGCTGTGGACCTCGTGGAGATCAAGGATTTCCTTGTCGCACTGGAGTCTGGTGAAGCCGCGCAGTAAGAGTGATTGGAGAAAGGCCTGGTCCTGTTTCGGAGCCGGGGCTTTGACCGGAAAGAGGATCATCGCACGGGCGTCGGCGCAATGGCTCAGGAGGTCGTCGGCGATGCTGCCAGGCTGAAAGCTGCGCGCTTCGATGGCGCAGTCGGGGCAGACCGGATGGCCCACCTTGGCGAAGAGGAGTCGCAGGAGGTCGGCAATCTCGGTCGTGGTCCCGACCGTCGAACGGGCGGTGCGGATGGGGTTCTTCTGCTCGATCGCAATGGCGGGGCGGACGTTGATGATCCGGTCGACATCGGGCCGATTGACCTTGTCGAGAAACATGCGGGCATAGATGGAGAGCGATTCCACATAGCGCCATTGGCCTTCGGCGAACAGGGTGTCGAAGGCGAGCGAGGATTTTCCCGATCCCGATACCCCCGTGATGGCCGTGACCTGATTGTGGGGGATGCGGAGCGAGATGTTCTTGAGGTTGTTTTGACGCGCCCCTTCGACGATCAGGTCTCGTGCAGGAATGGGAGGCTGCCTAGTGCTTGCCATAGATTGTTGCGCGGTCCAGAAAATCTGAGCATCGTAACAATCCCCCAGCAGGGGTTCAAGGAGAGATCGAGAGAAGCGGACGCGGCGGTTATCGGATGGCCAGTTTGACCAGCCCGATACAGCCGAAGTAGAGGGTCATGGAGAGGGCCATGGCAGGCCAGAAGCCGATTCTCGGCACGCCATGGATCATGGCAAGCACGTAGACGATCCAGGGCGGCACAAACCACAAGAGGTTCTTCGCGTAGCCCACCAGGGACTCGCTGCCCCCGTTCAGATAGATCAGAATGAACGTCGCTCCCGTGATGGCAGGGAAGGTGCTGGCAAAGGCGGCGAGGAACGAACGGCCTTGAGAGCCGAGGTAGGTGGAGACGCTGACGATGGTGCCGCCCAATAGAAAATAGACTGCATATTTCACGAAATCATTCACGTTGCCCTCTCCTCAGGTTCCTTGAAACGCTTCTCTCGCCTCTCGCTCCAAGGCTTCGCCCTGTCCTGTATACCGGGGTGAGAAGTGAAAGACGACTAAGTCGCGCACCTGGGCCTTGCGTGCCATGAGGCCTGCCTGTCTGGCGGTCAGATGATAGCGGCTGCGGGCTTTTTCTGCATCGACCTCCAGGTAGGGTGATTCACAGTAGAGCAGGTCTGCGCCCTGAGCGAGGGCAATGATTTTCGCTTCATTCTCTTCGTCGAATCTGGCATCGACCACGTAGGCAATCTTTTGCCCTCGTGAGATGGTGCAAAACCGTTCTTTGACCTCGCCCAATATCAGCTCCCGCTCCTCGCGGTGGTGTTCATCGTAGAGGGTGGCCGTGAAGCGGAACTCGTCCGGTTGCCCCTGCCAGACGTATTGCTTCACATCCTTGAGCCAGGAGCCGACCGGCAGGTTCGCCTCGTGGAGCTTCTGCTTATTCACATTGATATGGAATTGTTCCTCCAGGGAATAGGCAAACGAGGGAATGCGATGGTTCAAGGCGACCGCGTTCACGGTGAACATGGGATCGGTGAGGACCGTGAATCGGCCTGTGGCTGGTTCCTGTGCGAGCGCGCGCGATGGTTGTGCGTCGGGGCGGAATGAGTCGGTGGCGCGGAATAGGGTCCGTTTGATTTCCTGAGGATGAAATTCCTGAACGTCCAGGGTCAGGGGATAGCCATCCACTAGATTCCAGGTGTAGCCCTGCAATTTGCCCTGCACATTGTTGATGAGTCCGGGAGGGCCGAACAGCCGGACGGTCTTGCCCCGCCCCAAGGCCACTCGCAGGACTCGGTCGAAGCCGATGAAGTGGTCCAGGTGCGTGTGGGAAATAAAGATGTCGTTGGCTCGCAGGAGCCTCCTCGCTCCCAGCCCGTCATTGTGGCCGAGGTCGAACAGCAGCGCCTGCTTCGACCAGCGAACCTCGACATAGACGCCAGGGTCCCCGAAGACGTCATTTACCAGAACACTGGAGAAGGAAGGGTTCATGGATCGCTCATGGCATTAGGGTAGCCCGGATGGCGCAATACATCACCAGTACTTCCACGGCGTGGGCGATGATCGTGGCATAGAGGTTATTGGTTCTCAGCCAGATGATGCCCCAGATGAGACCGTCCCAGAGGGCGATCCAATGGAGGTGCTGGAAAGTATTGACCATGAAGGGGTCGAATGCAAATGTGATCGCGCTGATTCCCAGCGCCATGGCGCTCGCCAGTGGAGAGAGTTTCGGACCAAGCAGTTGCCTCCCCCAGGAAAGCAGCCGTCCCAGCATAAAGCCGCGAAAGTTGATTTCGACAAAGAGCGCAATGAGGCAGATGAACCAGGGGACCATGACGAAGAGGGGCAGTTGGGCATGCGGCGTCGTTATCAGGAAGCCGATGTCATAGCCCAGAGAGGGAGAGATCGAGAGAATCACGACGCTGTTGAGGCAACCGAGCAGCAAGCCGGTCAGGAGCCCCCAACGAAGACCCTCCCCTATATTTC is a window from the Nitrospirota bacterium genome containing:
- a CDS encoding DUF3147 domain-containing protein, with the translated sequence MNDFVKYAVYFLLGGTIVSVSTYLGSQGRSFLAAFASTFPAITGATFILIYLNGGSESLVGYAKNLLWFVPPWIVYVLAMIHGVPRIGFWPAMALSMTLYFGCIGLVKLAIR
- a CDS encoding ribonuclease Z, translated to MNPSFSSVLVNDVFGDPGVYVEVRWSKQALLFDLGHNDGLGARRLLRANDIFISHTHLDHFIGFDRVLRVALGRGKTVRLFGPPGLINNVQGKLQGYTWNLVDGYPLTLDVQEFHPQEIKRTLFRATDSFRPDAQPSRALAQEPATGRFTVLTDPMFTVNAVALNHRIPSFAYSLEEQFHINVNKQKLHEANLPVGSWLKDVKQYVWQGQPDEFRFTATLYDEHHREERELILGEVKERFCTISRGQKIAYVVDARFDEENEAKIIALAQGADLLYCESPYLEVDAEKARSRYHLTARQAGLMARKAQVRDLVVFHFSPRYTGQGEALEREAREAFQGT
- a CDS encoding CPBP family intramembrane metalloprotease yields the protein MMEPGPGPHAAPTQAEERGAVLALLPIAATLDFYALPAALQEQTLVQFAPQILAYLAFGLWATQNRGIAARLGLEQRNIGEGLRWGLLTGLLLGCLNSVVILSISPSLGYDIGFLITTPHAQLPLFVMVPWFICLIALFVEINFRGFMLGRLLSWGRQLLGPKLSPLASAMALGISAITFAFDPFMVNTFQHLHWIALWDGLIWGIIWLRTNNLYATIIAHAVEVLVMYCAIRATLMP